The Streptomyces fungicidicus nucleotide sequence TTCCTGCACGGTGAAGTGGCTGTTCAACGGTCTGCCTGGCGCTGTGGCACGGAAGTGACCGTTCCGGTACGGCGTCCGGAATCCCCGTACACGCTTGCGATGTGAGCGCCCGTGTCGAGGGGCGGGCGGGGGTGGGCCACGCTGCCCGCCCTCGCGGAGTGCGGCGGCGGCGCTCGGTTCCGGTGTCCACGCCCGGACAAAAATGGTGTTGTACGACGAAGTGGTGGGACGTCGGGCTAGCGTGGACGAAGGGCAGGCGGGCCGGGTTCCGTTCGGTCGTGGGGGTGACCGGTGGGACACTGGACCACCAGTGAGTAGGCGTGCGACGGTGCCTGCGCGCGGCCCCCGTGCTCCCGTGCGCCCTCACCCCGGGAACTGAGACCCTGCCTCGCGGCATCCTCGTGGGTAGCCACAACGGGGACTCGGTAAGGGGCACCATGCGCGAGGGAACGACCAGCACCAGCCGGGGGGAAGAGGGGTAAGCAATGCCTCGTTGGAAGGCCTTGCCGGATGAGCTCGATCCGCAGATCAGGGAGTTCACGAGCCAGCTCAGGCGGCTGGTGGACCGCAGCGGCCTGAGCGTCGCGTCGGTCTCCGACCGCACGGGCTACAGCAAGACGTCCTGGGAGCGTTATCTGAACGGCCGGCTGCTCGCGCCCAAGGGCGCGATCGTGGCCCTGGCCGAGGTCACCGGGACCAACCCGATGCACCTCACGACCATGTGGGAGCTGGCCGAGCGCGCCTGGAGCCGTTCGGAGATGCGCCACGACATGACGATGGAGGCGATCCGGATCTCGCAGGCGCGCGCCGCGCTCAGCGAGTTCGCCGGACCGTCCTCGGGCGGCGGCGCCCGCAAGGGCGGGGCCGCGGTCCGTCCGGGCGTCGCGGGTCCTGCGGGGGTCGCGCCCGGCGTGCCGCCGCAGCCGACCGCCTCGGACGTGCGCGACGCGTCCGGCGCCGTGCGGCAGACCGGCGGGCGGGACGGCTCGCCGGGGACGAACTCCTGGGGGGTCGCCGCACCGGCCGGCGGGCGCACGCCGGAGTTCCCGGGGGCGTACGGCGCGCCCCCCGCGGACGTGTCCGGTCACGGCCGCACGGGCGGGCCCGGCCGGTCCGGCGGCAGGCGGCGGACGTCGATGTTCGTCGCCGGAGCGGTGGGCGCGCTGGTGGTGGTCGCCGCCGCGTTCTACGTCATGGGGACCGAGGGCGACAGGAAGAAGGACGACGCCCAGGCCTCCCCGTCGCCCAGCGCCACCGCGAGCGTGAAGCTGCCCCCGGGCGTGAAGTGCGGCGGCGACGACTGCGCCGGCAAGGACGCCGAGGCCATGGGGTGCAGCGGCGACCTCGTCACCACCACGCAGACCGCCGCCGTCGGCACCGCCATGGTGGAGGTCCGCTACAGCGAGATCTGCGGTACCGCCTGGGGCCGCATCACCCAGGCAGCGCAGGGCGACAGGGTCGAGATCGGCGCGGGCACGGCCGAGAAGCAGAGCGACACCATCACGGCCGCCGGCGACACGGTCACCTACACCCCGATGCTGCCGGTGAAGAACGCGCAGGACGCGAAGGCCTGCGCGGTGCTGGCCGCCACCGGCGAGAAGGGCTGTACCGGGTAGCGCCCCGCGACGGGCTCGCACGCCACCTGTATGAGCCCATTCGGGCTCATATATGTGGGGGAACCGTGGGGAAGTGAATGAGCCCGCGAAAGGCGGGCAGGCGACAAGTACCCCCACGGGATTCCGGCACAGTCGGTCCCCGACGGCGGCCGCCCCGCCCCCACCTCTCCCGGACGGTGCGGCCGCCCCTTCTCTTCGCCCCCGGCTACCCGCGTACGCGGCCCGTCACTCTGTGGGACGGGCCACAGGGAGCCCGGCCGTCCGCGCCCGTGGATGCGCGATAGCCTGGCCGCTGGATCTCTCTTGACGCCAAGAGATCGATCATGCGAACCGATGATCGATCATCGTGGCCGGTCACGAGCCGGAGCGGGATCCCGCACCCCGGGGCAGGGACCGCCCCACCGCCAGCTGTCATACGGAGAACGCCATGACCCGCACTCCCGTGAACGTCACCGTCACCGGCGCGGCCGGCCAGATCGGTTACGCCCTGCTCTTCCGCATCGCCTCCGGCCAGCTGCTCGGCGCGGACGTGCCGGTCAAGCTGCGCCTGCTGGAGATCACCCCGGCGCTCAAGGCCGCCGAGGGCACCGCGATGGAGCTGGACGACTGCGCGTTCCCGCTCCTGCAGGGCATCGACATCACCGACGACCCGAACGTGGCCTTCGACGGCGCCAACGTCGGCCTCCTCGTGGGCGCCCGCCCGCGGACCAAGGGCATGGAGCGCGGTGACCTCCTCGAGGCCAACGGCGGCATCTTCAAGCCGCAGGGCCAGGCCATCAACGCCCACGCCGCGGACGACATCAAGGTCCTGGTCGTCGGCAACCCGGCCAACACCAACGCCCTGATCGCCCAGGCCGCCGCCCCGGACGTGCCCGCCGAGCGGTTCACCGCCATGACCCGCCTGGACCACAACCGCGCGCTGACCCAGCTCTCGAAGAAGACCGGCGTCCCGGTCTCCGAGATCAGGAAGCTGACGATCTGGGGCAACCACTCCGCCACCCAGTACCCGGACATCTTCCACGCCACGGTCGCCGGCAAGAACGCCGCCGAGGTCGTGAACGACGAGAAGTGGCTGGCCGAGGACTTCATCCCGACCGTCGCCAAGCGCGGCGCCGCGATCATCGAGGCCCGTGGCGCCTCGTCGGCCGCGTCCGCCGCCAACGCCGCCATCGACCACGTGTACACGTGGGTCAACGGCACCGCCGAGGGTGACTGGGCCTCCATGGGCATCCCGTCCGACGGCTCCTACGGCGTTCCGGAGGGCCTGATCTCCTCCTTCCCGGTCACCGTCAAGGACGGCAAGTACGAGATCGTCCAGGGTCTGGAGATCAACGACTTCTCCCGCGCCCGGATCGACGCCTCCGTCAAGGAGCTCGAGGAGGAGCGCGAGGCGGTCCGCGGCCTCGGCCTCATCTGATCCGACGCGTTCCAGGCTCAGGCCTCGCAGGGCCCCGCACCGGTTCCCCCGGTGCGGGGCCCTGTGCGTTGGGCGAGCCGTGACGGCTCGCCTGCGTTATGGGCGTTATCTTCCGTTCTGCCCTTGGTTTCGGTGACGCGACCCACTCCCGGCCATCGATTCCGCATGCATACGGGACCGATGGGCAGAAGCACCCGGTCCCGTGGACGACACCCGTGTCACTCACGGGCGCCGAACAGGAACGGAAGGCAGTCACCGATCATGGCGGACAGTACGGAACTCCGGGCGCGCGGCACCATCCACGCGGGGGGCGAATGGCGGGCGGCCGTCTCCGGGGCCACGCGCGAGATCCTCGACCCCGCCTACGCCCTGCCGTTCGCCGTGGTCGCGGAGGGCGACGAACGGGACACCGACCTCGCGGTGGCCGCCGCCCGCCGCGCCTTCGACGAGGGCCCCTGGCCGCGCACGCCCGTCGCGGAACGGGCCGCGCTGCTGCGCCGCGTCGCCGCACTGCTCACCC carries:
- a CDS encoding malate dehydrogenase; translated protein: MTRTPVNVTVTGAAGQIGYALLFRIASGQLLGADVPVKLRLLEITPALKAAEGTAMELDDCAFPLLQGIDITDDPNVAFDGANVGLLVGARPRTKGMERGDLLEANGGIFKPQGQAINAHAADDIKVLVVGNPANTNALIAQAAAPDVPAERFTAMTRLDHNRALTQLSKKTGVPVSEIRKLTIWGNHSATQYPDIFHATVAGKNAAEVVNDEKWLAEDFIPTVAKRGAAIIEARGASSAASAANAAIDHVYTWVNGTAEGDWASMGIPSDGSYGVPEGLISSFPVTVKDGKYEIVQGLEINDFSRARIDASVKELEEEREAVRGLGLI
- a CDS encoding helix-turn-helix domain-containing protein → MPRWKALPDELDPQIREFTSQLRRLVDRSGLSVASVSDRTGYSKTSWERYLNGRLLAPKGAIVALAEVTGTNPMHLTTMWELAERAWSRSEMRHDMTMEAIRISQARAALSEFAGPSSGGGARKGGAAVRPGVAGPAGVAPGVPPQPTASDVRDASGAVRQTGGRDGSPGTNSWGVAAPAGGRTPEFPGAYGAPPADVSGHGRTGGPGRSGGRRRTSMFVAGAVGALVVVAAAFYVMGTEGDRKKDDAQASPSPSATASVKLPPGVKCGGDDCAGKDAEAMGCSGDLVTTTQTAAVGTAMVEVRYSEICGTAWGRITQAAQGDRVEIGAGTAEKQSDTITAAGDTVTYTPMLPVKNAQDAKACAVLAATGEKGCTG